Genomic window (Leptotrichia sp. oral taxon 212):
TGTGCATTGCTGTATTTCATGCTGAATAAATACAGGCCTATGGATTCATTAAAAAGGTTTTATTATCCTGAACTGATTTATGAAGACTATGTGAGCAGAAAAATAAGAAAAATAATTGAAAAGGGAATGAATATGGAAAGAAAGGAAAGATACGAAAATATAGAAGAGCTGGAAAAAGAATTAACAAATTAAAAACTAGGGGGGAAAATGAGACTTTTTTATGAAGAGGAACTGAGACGAAAATCATATTATGAAATGTATCAGATTGCAAAAGATGAAAAACTTGTAGAGGCATATGCTAATACTCCTGACAGGGAAGAACTGATAAATATACTTTTAAAATACAGAGGAGCAAAACCTGATTACTGTATCAATATTTATAATGAAAATGGATTGTCATATTTGCAGGCTTTGTTTGATGACAAGCTGCATACAAGAATACATCACGAAAATAGCATAAAGATACCTCATAAAATAATAATGTATAAGGAGCTTAATCTGACAAGGGAAGACAATTATAAAATAATACTTCCTGAGCATATAAGCAGTGCAAATGCCTTTTTAGTAAATGCAAACAATTATTTATGTGGTATTTTTCAGCTTGAAAAGGATTTAGATTCTAAAGATTCTTATTATTTAGTATCTGATAAACAGTTTTTTAGAGTGGAAAATTTGAAAAATAATAAATTTTCCTTGTTATTCTTTAAGGAACCGGAATTAAAATTCATAAATAAATTTTATAATATAAAAAATGAGAATGAGTTACCTACATATCCCTATAAACTGGATTATTACAAAGTTGATATTGAAAATTTTGAAGTAAGGGAACTGGAAGAAACAAGTACAATTCTATGTATAGATTTTGGAACAACGAATACAGCATTGGGGGCATATCTTGACAGTAACTATGTAAAAAATCTTCCTACAAATGATATATTAAATGGTAGTATAAAGTTAAATGAAATAAATTATGTAAAATTCAGTGATGGAGAAAGGAACAGCAGGGAAATAATTCCTACACTGGCTTATGTAGATAACTGCAGTAATTCAGAAGATATAAAATATTCATTTGGATATGATGTAGTCAGAAAACTTGAAATGAATAACTATATAGTAAATGGAACGCTTTTTTATGGTCTTAAAAGATGGGTACATAATCATGAAGATGAAGAAAAAATTGTTGACGGCTTTGGAAATACGGCATATATAAAAAGAAAGGAAATAATAAAGGCATATTTAAAATATATAGTAGAAAGAGCGGAATATGTTTTCAAATGCAAGTTTAAAAAAATTCATGCTTCAAGTCCTGTAAGACTTAAGGAGCAGTTTCTTAATATGTTTCAGGAGATTTTTACAAAAGATGTCGGAGGAGAAAGAGTATACGAATATGAAATAGTAAGAAAAAATGCTATGGATGAAGCAATTGCAGTACTTTATAATACAATAGAAAATCAGATAAAAAAGGGAAAATATAGTGAAAATAAAGAGTACAGCGCCTTAATAATAGATTGTGGTGGTGGGACAACAGACCTTGCCGCATGTAAATATAAGATAGAAAATGGAAGAATATCCTACCATCTTGATATTAAGACAAGTTTTGAAAATGGGGATGAAAATTTTGGTGGAAACAATCTTACATATAGAATAATGCAATATCTGAAAATAGTGTTTTCTGCTAAATACTCTGAAAACAGGACAGTATCCACAGATGAACTTATTAAATACGATAATAACATGATTTATAAAGTTATTGATGAATATGGGACAGAAAAAATATTTGAAAAAATAAATGAGGAATATGAAAAATGTGAAAAAATTATACCAACAAAATTTGCAAAATTCGAAAATAAAATGAGTGAAGAATATAGAAAAATAAGAAATAATTTCTATATGTTATGGGAAGCCGCTGAAAATATGAAAAAGGAATTTTTTACAGTTGACAGCAGATTGAGAACAAAATTTGATGTGCCTAAAATATATGAAAAAGTAAATGATTTACATATAACTCAGTTAAAATCATGGAAATTACATACAATGCAAAAAGGAAGTTTTAGAACAATAACAGATTACCCTGAAAAAATATTCACAATAAAGGAAATAGAAAAAATCGTAAAATCAGATATATACGGAATGTTAAGAAAATTTTTGAATACCTATTATAATGAAGGTCTGTTATTTGAATATTCTTTAATAAAATTGAGCGGACAGTCCACAAAAATAAATACGTTTCAGGAAGTGCTGAAGGAATTCGTGCCAGGGAAAATGATAGAATACAAGGAGTTAAGCCATAGAGATGACTATGAACTTAAACTTAACTGTCTTGATGGAGCCATAAAATATCTTGATTATAAAAGATTCGGCCATATGGATGTCAATATTGAAAATGAAGTTCCTCTGGTACCTTATTCGGTAAAAGTAGAAAAATACAATGGAGAGAAATTTGTAATATTACAGACTTCAAGAAAGGCAGATATTCTTGTAGGATACATAGACAAATCAATATCAGCAATGGAACTTAAAATATATTTACATAATGCAGAAGATGAGCTGAAAAAAGAAATAATCTACAAGAATGAATCAGACTATGTGGAAGAGGATGCAGAAGAAATAATGCCGAAATTTGAAGGAATAATAACACAAAATGATACAGACACAATACAAAATGGCACAGTAAGATTTTTTATCTATACAGATATGAATAACTGGGGCTTTTTTGTATGCCCTGTGCAGAGAAAAAATGACCAGCTATATCTGGGAAGAAAACAATATTTTCCATATGAGGATAATCTGAATGAAATATCGTATTTTGATGGAGAACATTAATTATGAAAAACATTAAAGACAATGTTATATGGTTGCTGCCTTCTATATTTATTCTTGTAATTTTGCTGATGATAGGCACCTGTACACCAAGAATAAATGACAAATTTTTAGTGGAAAAGGTAAGGAGAGAAAATCTTGAAATATTTGAAAAAATGAGAGGAAAAGCGGAAGCAAAAGATTTAATAGCTATCGGGATTGACATTCAAATGGGAATTGATGAAATATATTTTAAAGAAGGAGAGAAAGTAAGAAAAGGGGATGTAATAATAAAATTCAGTGATTATAAGCAAACTGATGTGGATAATCAGATGAAAGATAAAAAGAGAATTCTGGCAGCAAAAAAATCACAGCTGAGATTTCTGGAAGAACAGTATAAACATGGAATGAATGTGAAAAATCAGTTGCAGCAGATAAAAGGTGAAATAAAAGCCATTGAAGATGAACTTGGTATGATTGAGAAAAATGATGCTCTGATACAGAGAAATATAGTAAGTCCTATAGATGGCTATATAGTAAAGATAAATGTTATTAAAGGAGGAACAGGTGATAAAAATATTCCGCTTGTTTTATTGACAAAAAATAATGACATAAAGATAGTAAGTGATCCTCTGAGATTATCAGGAAATGAATATATAAATATAGGAAATCAGGCAGAAATAGAAAGTATAGCAGAAAAAGAGAGAAAGGCTCCTGCAACACTGTATAAAATAAATGATACAGGAGTAAAAGAGCTTAAAACTCTGGAATTTTTAATGAATACAGCTACAGATTTTAAATTAAATGAAATATTTGACATATATCTGTACTACCAGAAAAGGGAAAATGTTCTTACAGTTCCGGTAAGTTCAGTAGTACAAAAGAAAAAGGGGAATGAGAATAAATTTTTTATTTATTTGATTAATGATGAAGATAGAGTCACTGAAAAGGAAATATACTTAGGTGTAAGTAATGGGAAAAAAATAGAAATATACGGAAAAGATTTAAAAGAAGGTATGGAAATAATAAAAAATCCAAACAACAGACTACAAAATAATATAATTGTCAGAAGAAGAAGTTTACAGGAAGAGAAACGGGAAAAAGAAGAAAAAATGAAAAAGTTGAAGAGTGAAAATGAGAGGAAAGAAAAGGAAATAGAAAAAAATAAAAGGGAAATAATAATCCTGGAAAAAGGTGAAGAAAGATGATGAATGGGTCAGGAATTAGAATTACAGGGAAAAAATTGCAATATGATATAGAAAAAAAAGCAGGTATTTTAATAATTGCCATACTGTTTTTTTGTATATTATTTCAGATAAACCAGACAGTTAATATAAATAGTGGTTATTTAGAAGAAGAAATAACTGAAAATATAGAAGAAAAATTACAGAATATTATCAATACAGAGGAAAAAAGGTTGTCTGAAACAGCAGTAAAAGAAACAGTAAAAAATGAAAAAATAAATCATATAGAAAAAGATCGAGGAATTATAAAAATATCGGAAGAAGAAGGAGAAAGTATTAAAAATACTGGAATAATTAGAATAAGAGACAACATAGCAGATATTAATACAAAAAAAGATATGGAAAGCATTTCTCTGTCACGTACAGAAAGCTTTAAAGGTAAAGTACGAGAAAATATAAATGAAAAGGATAGAGCGGATAATCAGAATATTCAAATAGAAAGTATTGAAAGCAAAGGCTTTGGAAAAATTTTATGGCCTGTAAAATATGGAAAAATAACAAGTAAATTTGGAAATAGAAACCATCCTGTCCTAAAATCAGTGAAATTTCATAGAGGAGTGGATATTGCAGTATCAATAGGAACTCCAGTATATTCAGGAATAAAAGGAAGAGTAACTTTCGCCGGAAGAAAAGGTAACTATGGAAATCTTGTAGAAATTGAAGGAAATAACAGAATAAAAGTGAGGTATGCCCACTTAAACAGTATAGATGTTGTTACAGGTCAGAAAGTGTCAGATGGAGAAAAGGTGGCAGAAACAGGAAATACAGGAATGTCAACAGGACCTCATCTACATTATGAAATTATTATAGATGAAAATCCTGTAAATCCATTAGATTTTGCCCATGATTAAAGTTACATAAGACATAAAATTTTTATACAAAATCTATAAGAATTTCTATTTTGCCATCTTCTGTAACGAAAAGACCTGTTACAGCTATTTCAGGCAAATGCTCATGAATCATGTTAACAGCTTTTTTTATATATTCTTTCTGTGTGTTGTCATCAGTTGGACAACCGGCACAGTCACTGTGTCCGGCAACAAAAATATGATCAGATTTATGTTTATTGATTGAAATAAGGACAATTTTATCTTCCACAGATTTAAGATAGTCATCATAAACAATTTTACTTACAGGGCCTGCATCAGTAATAGTATCTACAAACTCATAACGGTAGTTTTCTCTAATATGTTCATTAATTATATGAATAAATCTTCCATCCATGCAGCAGATTAAAGTACAGAACATTTTTAATCCTCCTAATTTATTTAGATTTCTCAACGTTTTAAGTATAATTCTAATTTATTATTTTAGAATACTGTACAAAGTATACCATAATAGAATGGAGTTTCTCAAGTTGTAAAGGCACCAAATATATGGTACAATAAAATAGCTTTACTTATAAAATATGAATATAGATAGCCGGAAGGAAAATGGTGAAATAAATGGACGAAATAGTAAAAAAAATAAATGAATTTACAAGATTATCAAAAGAGAGGGAATTAACTGAAGAAGAAAAAAAGGAAAGAGAAAAATATAGAAGAATTTATATTGACAAATTCAAGGAAAGCCTCAAAGGTCATTTAGATAACATAAAGATTGTAAAGGTGGATGATGAAGGAAACCCTGTAGATGATGATGGTAATGTGATTCCAACAGAAGCATAAATATTATAAAATTTGGAAAAAAACAAATAGGGAACTGTAAAACAAGGGATTCTAAAGGATTAGAATAATTAAAAAGTAATATGTGAAATTAATGAAGGTGGAAAAATGAAATATAAATTAGTTTTATTTGATCTGGACGGAACATTGACAGATACATTGGAAGCTATTGCAAAATCTGTAAATTCTGCATTTGAAGAATTAAATTTAAAAACATACAGTCTTGCAGAATGCAGCGGATTAATTGGAAACGGAATTGCAGGAATTGCAGATAAAGTTTTTGCTATGGAAAAATACGATGAAAATACTGTAACTCCTGAAATAATGAAAAAAATACTGAGAAAACATTACAGTAAGCACTATAACTATAATGTGAAATTGTATGAAGGAATTGATAAATTACTGGATTTTCTGGAAGAAAATAATATAGAGGCAGGTATTGTGACAAATAAAGATCATGAACTGGCATTAGATACAGTTAAAAAAAATCTATCTAAATGGAAATTTGTTCATATAATAGGGGCTTCTGATAAAGAACATCCTAGAAAGCCTTCTTCTTACGGAATTGATAAAATTTCAGAAGAGACAGGAATTGGAAAAGAAGAGATACTTTATGTCGGTGATATGGATGTAGATGTACAGACAGCGAAAAATTCAGGAGTGGACATTGTTTACTGTAACTGGGGATTTGGTAAACTGAAAGGTGAAAAAAATATTCCTGAAAATATAAAAGTTGATACAGTAAATGAAATAATTGAGAAAATAAAGGCATAACATATAAATATAAATGACAGTACTTTAAAAAATCTTGAATTCTTGTAGGAGAAAAGTTAAATGGAAGAGATTGAAAAAGTAATAAGAAATTTTGAAAATACTGAATATTTTGGATATATATTTTATATTGAATATGATGGAAAAAAATTTAGTTCCTTTGATGAAAATCCAAATGAAAAAAGTATAAAATCTGAATTTAGAAAATTACTGGAGAAAAATGGAATAAAAATCTTTAAGGGGATTCAGCAGGCAGGAAGAACAGATAAGGATGTAAGTGCTAAAGAAAATATGCTTTATATTAATTCAAAACATCATATAGAATTTGAAAAGATTGAGCATAAGGAGATAGACGGACTGAAAATACTGAAAATTGAAAAAACGCTTCCTTTTCTGGAGTTTCCTGAATTAATAGAAAAAAGGCACTATATTTATGAGTATCCGAAAAAGCTTATAAAAAATACTGAAGAAAAAATAATTTTAAACTGTATGGAATTGTCAGGAAGAAAAAATTTTAAGAAATTCACATCAAAAAAAGGTGAAAAACTTAAAAATCATGTGAGAGAAATTAAAGTTGAATATAAAGAAGGGAAGCTTTATTTTACTGGAGATGGATTTCTTCCGCAACAGGTCAGGATAATGAGCAGTTTTATTTTAAATGGAAGTATGAAACCTTTACCTGGAGAATTTTTGATTTTAGTAAAGGTAGATTTTTCAGATAAACTTAAAAAAATGATTTTAAAAAATGAAAATGTTGAAGAAACAATTGAAGATATAGAAAAAATAGAAAAAAATGATTATTTCTATATTTTTTATGTGAATAAAGGAAATAAAGGCAGATTAATTGGGAAAAAGGGAAAAAATATAAAAAATTTGAAGAAGTTATATGGAGATATAGTTGTTAAAGAAAAAAAATAAATAAAATCTAAGAATATTAATGTATAATGAAACGAGGAAAATATGTATATTTTAAGAAAAGGCCTTGAGTACTTTTTTCCGAAGATAGATGAAAAATTTATGAATAAAGTTATTGAAATACTTGATTCTGATGAAAAGAAGATATTTTTAGAAATGGACAGGTATGACAAATTTCATTCGTTGGAAGTATATAAAAAAGTAAGTAAGACAAATTTAAAAGATAAAATTATATATTTGAAGCTTGCACTTCTTCATGACTGTGGAAAAGGTAAAATTCCGATGATAACAAGAATTCTACATAAATTTAAAATAAAAACATCATTAAGGGAGCATGCTGAAAGAGGATATGAGAAACTTAGAAATACAGATACTGAACTTGCATTATTAATAAGAAATCATCATAATAGAAATTATTCAGAAGAAATGACAGTTTTTCAGCAGTGTGATGATGAAAGTTAAGGTTTAAAAGTTTATGGTATGATAATTTACCTTGATAGCTTAAACAGCCTTAGAAAAGAAATTAAAAAGATAAGTGGCGAGGAAAAATTAGAATGGAATCAAAACTGATAATAAACGTTTCCGATGAAGAAACTGGAGAGAGAATAGACAGTTTTTTATCAGGAAAAACAGAGTTTACAAGAACGAGAATACAGCAGCTGATAAAAGAACGGAATATAATGGTAAATGGAAAAGCAACAAAATCTTCATATAAAATTGAGAAAGATGATGAAATTGTAATTGAAGTTCCTGAAGCAGAAACGACAGAGATTAAACCTGAAAATATAAAAATTGACATTGTTTACGAGGATTCTTATATAGCTGTCATTAATAAGCAGGCAGGAATGGTTGTTCATCCTGCTCATGGACACTATTCAGGAACACTTGTGAATGCCATTTTATACCACATAAAAGATTTATCTGGCATAAATGGGGAAATAAGACCAGGTATAGTGCACAGACTTGATAAGGATACGAGCGGGCTTATTGTAATTGCGAAAAATGACAAAGTTCATGCAGCTCTTACAGAAATGTTTCAGGAAAAGAAGATTAAAAAAACATATCTGGCAATATTAAAGGGAAAACTCAATAAAAGTGAAGGAAAAGTTGTCACTCAGATTGGAAGAGATAAAATTGACAGAAAAAAAATGACTGTTATTGATGATGCTTCAAAGGGAAAAATTGCAATAACAAATTACAGGGTAATTTCTCAGAATAGCCTGTTTACGCTTGTAAAAGTAAATATTGAAACAGGCAGAACACACCAGATAAGGGTTCATATGAGGCATCTTGGATATCCGATACTTGGAGACAGTGTATACGGAAGAAAAGATAATGAAAAAAGGCAGATGCTTCATGCTTACAGGCTTAAATTTTTACATCCTGTAACAGGAAATCCAATGGAATTTACAGGAGAAATACCTGAAGATTTTCAAAGGGCATTAAAAAAATCGGATTTAGAAATAGATGAGATAACAAGATTAACGGATGGAAGAGAAAATGAATAATTTAAGGGAATTTGATGAAAGATATGAAGGAACAGTGTTAGGTATAGATGAGGCAGGAAGAGGGCCTCTTGCCGGGTCAGTAGTTGCCGGTGCTGTTATAATTCCTGAATATTTTTCTGAACTTGATGAAATAAATGACTCAAAGAAACTGACAGAGAAAAAAAGAGAAAAGTTATTTGAAATCATAATGGAAAAATGCATAGTTGGAATAGGTATTTCTGATGAAAAGGAAATTGATGAAGTAAATATACTAAATGCAACTTTTTCCGCAATGAGAAAGGCAATCGACCGGATAACTGAAAAAGCTGAATTTGATGTGGTTCTAGTGGATGGAAATCATAAAATAAAAGGTTATAAAGGAAAACAGGAGGAGATAATAAAAGGAGATGCAACATCATTGTCCATTGCGGCAGCATCAATTGTGGCAAAAGTGACGAGAGACAGGATGATGGTGGAGAT
Coding sequences:
- a CDS encoding HAD family hydrolase, yielding MKYKLVLFDLDGTLTDTLEAIAKSVNSAFEELNLKTYSLAECSGLIGNGIAGIADKVFAMEKYDENTVTPEIMKKILRKHYSKHYNYNVKLYEGIDKLLDFLEENNIEAGIVTNKDHELALDTVKKNLSKWKFVHIIGASDKEHPRKPSSYGIDKISEETGIGKEEILYVGDMDVDVQTAKNSGVDIVYCNWGFGKLKGEKNIPENIKVDTVNEIIEKIKA
- a CDS encoding DUF896 domain-containing protein, with the protein product MDEIVKKINEFTRLSKERELTEEEKKEREKYRRIYIDKFKESLKGHLDNIKIVKVDDEGNPVDDDGNVIPTEA
- a CDS encoding HD domain-containing protein gives rise to the protein MYILRKGLEYFFPKIDEKFMNKVIEILDSDEKKIFLEMDRYDKFHSLEVYKKVSKTNLKDKIIYLKLALLHDCGKGKIPMITRILHKFKIKTSLREHAERGYEKLRNTDTELALLIRNHHNRNYSEEMTVFQQCDDES
- a CDS encoding molecular chaperone; the protein is MRLFYEEELRRKSYYEMYQIAKDEKLVEAYANTPDREELINILLKYRGAKPDYCINIYNENGLSYLQALFDDKLHTRIHHENSIKIPHKIIMYKELNLTREDNYKIILPEHISSANAFLVNANNYLCGIFQLEKDLDSKDSYYLVSDKQFFRVENLKNNKFSLLFFKEPELKFINKFYNIKNENELPTYPYKLDYYKVDIENFEVRELEETSTILCIDFGTTNTALGAYLDSNYVKNLPTNDILNGSIKLNEINYVKFSDGERNSREIIPTLAYVDNCSNSEDIKYSFGYDVVRKLEMNNYIVNGTLFYGLKRWVHNHEDEEKIVDGFGNTAYIKRKEIIKAYLKYIVERAEYVFKCKFKKIHASSPVRLKEQFLNMFQEIFTKDVGGERVYEYEIVRKNAMDEAIAVLYNTIENQIKKGKYSENKEYSALIIDCGGGTTDLAACKYKIENGRISYHLDIKTSFENGDENFGGNNLTYRIMQYLKIVFSAKYSENRTVSTDELIKYDNNMIYKVIDEYGTEKIFEKINEEYEKCEKIIPTKFAKFENKMSEEYRKIRNNFYMLWEAAENMKKEFFTVDSRLRTKFDVPKIYEKVNDLHITQLKSWKLHTMQKGSFRTITDYPEKIFTIKEIEKIVKSDIYGMLRKFLNTYYNEGLLFEYSLIKLSGQSTKINTFQEVLKEFVPGKMIEYKELSHRDDYELKLNCLDGAIKYLDYKRFGHMDVNIENEVPLVPYSVKVEKYNGEKFVILQTSRKADILVGYIDKSISAMELKIYLHNAEDELKKEIIYKNESDYVEEDAEEIMPKFEGIITQNDTDTIQNGTVRFFIYTDMNNWGFFVCPVQRKNDQLYLGRKQYFPYEDNLNEISYFDGEH
- a CDS encoding RluA family pseudouridine synthase, with product MESKLIINVSDEETGERIDSFLSGKTEFTRTRIQQLIKERNIMVNGKATKSSYKIEKDDEIVIEVPEAETTEIKPENIKIDIVYEDSYIAVINKQAGMVVHPAHGHYSGTLVNAILYHIKDLSGINGEIRPGIVHRLDKDTSGLIVIAKNDKVHAALTEMFQEKKIKKTYLAILKGKLNKSEGKVVTQIGRDKIDRKKMTVIDDASKGKIAITNYRVISQNSLFTLVKVNIETGRTHQIRVHMRHLGYPILGDSVYGRKDNEKRQMLHAYRLKFLHPVTGNPMEFTGEIPEDFQRALKKSDLEIDEITRLTDGRENE
- a CDS encoding ribonuclease HII translates to MNNLREFDERYEGTVLGIDEAGRGPLAGSVVAGAVIIPEYFSELDEINDSKKLTEKKREKLFEIIMEKCIVGIGISDEKEIDEVNILNATFSAMRKAIDRITEKAEFDVVLVDGNHKIKGYKGKQEEIIKGDATSLSIAAASIVAKVTRDRMMVEIDREFPEYKFAKHKGYGTKLHREILLEKGSCKYHRKSFLKKILGNEDQDEMSKEKNSKRKSGNKVDENRGLKLF
- a CDS encoding M23 family metallopeptidase, which gives rise to MMNGSGIRITGKKLQYDIEKKAGILIIAILFFCILFQINQTVNINSGYLEEEITENIEEKLQNIINTEEKRLSETAVKETVKNEKINHIEKDRGIIKISEEEGESIKNTGIIRIRDNIADINTKKDMESISLSRTESFKGKVRENINEKDRADNQNIQIESIESKGFGKILWPVKYGKITSKFGNRNHPVLKSVKFHRGVDIAVSIGTPVYSGIKGRVTFAGRKGNYGNLVEIEGNNRIKVRYAHLNSIDVVTGQKVSDGEKVAETGNTGMSTGPHLHYEIIIDENPVNPLDFAHD
- a CDS encoding KH domain-containing protein; its protein translation is MEEIEKVIRNFENTEYFGYIFYIEYDGKKFSSFDENPNEKSIKSEFRKLLEKNGIKIFKGIQQAGRTDKDVSAKENMLYINSKHHIEFEKIEHKEIDGLKILKIEKTLPFLEFPELIEKRHYIYEYPKKLIKNTEEKIILNCMELSGRKNFKKFTSKKGEKLKNHVREIKVEYKEGKLYFTGDGFLPQQVRIMSSFILNGSMKPLPGEFLILVKVDFSDKLKKMILKNENVEETIEDIEKIEKNDYFYIFYVNKGNKGRLIGKKGKNIKNLKKLYGDIVVKEKK
- a CDS encoding efflux RND transporter periplasmic adaptor subunit, with product MKNIKDNVIWLLPSIFILVILLMIGTCTPRINDKFLVEKVRRENLEIFEKMRGKAEAKDLIAIGIDIQMGIDEIYFKEGEKVRKGDVIIKFSDYKQTDVDNQMKDKKRILAAKKSQLRFLEEQYKHGMNVKNQLQQIKGEIKAIEDELGMIEKNDALIQRNIVSPIDGYIVKINVIKGGTGDKNIPLVLLTKNNDIKIVSDPLRLSGNEYINIGNQAEIESIAEKERKAPATLYKINDTGVKELKTLEFLMNTATDFKLNEIFDIYLYYQKRENVLTVPVSSVVQKKKGNENKFFIYLINDEDRVTEKEIYLGVSNGKKIEIYGKDLKEGMEIIKNPNNRLQNNIIVRRRSLQEEKREKEEKMKKLKSENERKEKEIEKNKREIIILEKGEER
- a CDS encoding carbonic anhydrase, with amino-acid sequence MFCTLICCMDGRFIHIINEHIRENYRYEFVDTITDAGPVSKIVYDDYLKSVEDKIVLISINKHKSDHIFVAGHSDCAGCPTDDNTQKEYIKKAVNMIHEHLPEIAVTGLFVTEDGKIEILIDFV